The genomic window agctgttgctagtaacatcaaacattttttaacattataaaaactTACATACCTccataattggattatttttctgcctcctcttttctctgcttctaaactgtgcagctaagggcttggaaggccttttcatggtgataaattctcCAACCTTTATCTGGATGCTCAGTTTAACACCTGTCttactgtcattcagctccactctgtctctgttaCTCAGTGGtcagggagagctcacctgagaaattacaggcggggggttgttgttttatttttttgtttttgtttgtctctcatttctttatttttaagacagttaatgtgaaattatcatgttatcagtacttgtatttctttatttacaatagttattattactattattattattactttttttttttttttttgcctagcaGTGCACCCCCTCCACCTATTGGCGCCCTAGGCAAACACCTATGTGGCCTATACCACGAACAGAccctgcacacagacacacatgcgcacacgcatgcacgcaaacaGATACATGTACAAATGTCAATggaaatgacacctctgatattcaaatccatctagctgacgtgacccaggcagaacaaatgcaaacatgttgacaacttgTACTAAGCGGTTGCAGATACATATGAgcgggtaactgtagcttttacaagtagatggagtaacagcgggggTGGCCAATCAaatgtacgatagcaaaaccgcagagccaatcagagagtgataattaggttagaggcgggacttctagcagagaccgactattaaccctttgtgtgccacaatcattgactaaacactatgaacagcggttgtattgatagtgactCCACAGttgtggctggatattggtagggatgtgTCCCCAGTGTCCCTACACAATTCTATACCCCTGCATGTGACATGTTAACCCACGGTTTCCGACTCTAGTTATAGGTACATTCATGTAAGAGGGGTGTAGTTATCAGCATCTGACCAATCACAAACAGGTATAGAGCCCCATCTATTTCTCACAAGAGCACACATTACATGTTCACTCCCTGTGCTGAATTACATGAATCTTAATGTGATGCTTGTAAATTTCTAGAAATTACAGTTTCAATGAGACACACACATCGACACTGACTGAAAACAGCACTTCAGATGAGTCAGTTAAtcagtcacattttatttatatttcaccaaatcataacaaaagttatctcatgagcctttacatttagagctggttaaAACCATACTCATAATCCTCCCAACAGAGTGTTTGCTCCTGGGGACTCTACGTGAGATGTGTTGAAAATGAATGGATTGTATTGTTGAATGCATTAAATCAGACATGCAAAAGTGTATATTGTGGAAAACTGGCAGCCCACTGTATGACAGACAGCACAAGTTTATCCAGTTCATGAGTTGGGGAGACAACTGTGGAATTTTTCTGTGTCTACTATAGGAGGGGCTGCAGGTTGATCCTTTTTGAACTTGTAGCTGTGTTTTAGACATTTTATGTCTGTTAGGGTCCAGGGGAATGGGATTCAGACTCAGGTGACTGAATTTATTCTTTTCATAAATCAAGTCATTTCCACCATAAACTAATGACACAAATgagttaataaaatgaacaacaaggCACAAAAGGATGCTCCAAATTTCTTGGAAGGCAACCTGCAGACCCCCCACTCAAATTAAACCCCCATACAGCAAATTATGACAATAAACCAATCATTTAATCAGGTTTGATAAGATGAATATAACTGTGTATAAAAGAGGCTCCACACTCCAAAAGACCTTATTTTAAATCCACCGACCACGTGGTATGAGTGGTGTTGCTCAGCCTTTGGATTAAAGGCCCATCTGTCCTTCATAGGCCCACATTAGGAGACCTGCATAACAGTTTAATAGGTAAACACTAACCCACACACTCCACACCCACAGTTCCACACATGTCCTCCCCTTCCCAGGGGTCTCCAGGTGAGAATGGGCCTGGTGCAGCAGGTAGATGATGGTGTCATCCACCCCAGTGCCTGGACGGTAGGTGAACTGCAGAGGGTCCAGCACAGAGCTCACCTGGGAGGTGGACCAGGATGATCCTCTCTGTGGTCTTCAGgaggtgggaggtcaaggtgacAGGTCTGTAGAGGTTCAGCTCACACAGGAGGTCTTCCACAGGACTGTGACTCTCCAGACTGAGGCTCAGGTTGAACAGGTCCAGAACCACCTCACTGAGCTGGTCTGCACATTCCCTGAGCAGCCTGGAGCTGATGCCGTCCAGGCCTGGCCTTCGTCTTCTTGAACTCCCTCCTCATCTGGTCCATAGTGATGGAGAGGGGAGTGGGAGATGACTGGAGGGGTCCTCTGTGATGGGGGGCGTAGACAGTTGTGTGAGGGGCAGAGGTGATGGTGGGATCAGCAGAGGGGGGCTGGTGTTCTGGAGGGGTGAGAGGAGGGACATGAGAGGGTGGGGGCCGGAGTCAGGACAGAGTCAAACCTGTTGAAACACAAATTCAGCTCATTTAGTGAAGttcaagaaaaaacagaaaaatacagagatagagtaaaaaatacaaaagaaaggaAATCACAAAAGAGAACTGCTCCAACTCATGACCACTCATGTGACGCCATCTTGGAATAAATAACATAATATGATTATGAACTCTTTACCACGAACCAATAGTCATTGTCAGTCCTAATAGTGTGTCCAGTCGTACCTCTTCAGTCCACAGAAGCTGACACTTGTTGGGCAACAACATCATAATCAGGtgaaatgtctctttttctcagACACACATAAGTTTTGTCTTCTTGATTTTGCTTCATCTTTTTTCTTGAGCTCCTTTGGAGAAAAATAAGGGGTCAATATGTGTTGGTAGTCTGCACTGTGGGATCTGCAGTATAGAATGGAGCTGTAGTAACATACCAAAGGAATATGAGGCAGACGATGAGAAGGATGTTCACAATTAGAGAAACAACAGTGACAGTCAAAGGAATCGCTGAAAAGCCTCCATTCTCCTGCGCAAAACCTGAACAGCACAATATAGACAATAAAGCAAACAGTTGAAAAGTATTACCACATATTTACAAATGCTTTTTCCTTCCATACACTTTGGTTAATCTACTGTTAAAACAGTCATGATGATGTTATATAACAGCATTTCAACACTAAAGACCCTCTCAGTCCTCATCATCCATGATAACAGACTGTTCACTGATCACCATGTACAGACTCATTGGACTTTTTCTGTGATGACCCTTACCTTCTCCAGTACCTTTTTTCGGCTCCAAACTCAACACAAACTATGATTTATCTGAGCATTTGTGCCAGTTTatggttgtttttatgttgtggTTTATCTTAGATGTTTGTTGATATTGTGTATATATTTTATCAAATGAAGGTTaaacagaatttttaaaaaatggaggaAGAAAGCATGTGTTTAGAAAAAATATCCTTTTGACGTAGACAGGGCATAAGTCTTATGTCTGTGGAAGATGCCAATGTGTTCTAGAAAAGCCCTGAATGGAAGAAGCCAGACACAGGCTCTAATGAGGACCTTCTGTGGTTTCAGCAGTTTGTATATGGGAGGGTGAAGGGTATTCAGTTGGATTCAATCTGAGACGTCACCACTGGACAACACACACTGAATCTTTCAATCAAACATATGCTGTTATAATTGTAGTTAATGTCTGTAACTGGTctttgtgtgctgtgtgtgtgttttgaagaTACTTTTCTCTGATGTTCTGATGATGAGGTTCTCCACTGCTTCTCCATATTCATTGGTGCTGACACACTGGACATCTGTGCTGCTGAGCTCTTTCACTTTTACAGTGATGGTGCAGTTGATTGTGTACTTTGACACAGTGTAAGTGCCTGAGTATTCAGTGTGTTTGTCCAACAGAGGTCATGTAATGGTGggtcgaggtttctgcccgttaaagggaagtttttcctcgccactgtcaccaatcacaagtgtttgctcctgaaggattctgttgggtctctgtaaacttaatttgattctgatttgaattgataaagcactttgtgactctgtctgtgaaaagtgctctataaataaaatttactcacttacttacttacttactaaaggAAGCccctcactgacacacacacaggtcaggaCCCTTCAAGACACTTCAGTGTCTGTGCCCTGCTCTGCTGTCTTTGACAGGTTTGAATCTGTGACTCTGTCCTTGTTCTGTTGGCCAGTTGAAGCCCTCAGGTGCTCCGAATGATGTGGTCCTCCTTAACTATTTAAAAAGGTTCTCCCCACCATAGGGTTCTCCGCTCCGAGTCTTATCAATAGCAGTTTGTCCCCAGGTGTAGTCCCTGAAAACTTCAAACATGCAGTAATGCAACCTTTGATTAAAAAACAGGACTAAATACTGCAGTCCCTGCCAATTACAGGCTCATTTCTAAATTGCCTTTTATCTCAAAAACTCTCAAGAAAATAGTTTGCACACAACAAATGGTTTTTCTGGAAAAGCACAAAATTCTCGAGGTCTTCCAATCTGGTTTTAAACCCCTGCACAGCACTGAATCAGCTCTTTTAAGAGTTTTTAATTACTTCTTTTTAGTCACTTACTCTGGTGACGGTGTTGTTCTTGTGCTTTTAGATCTAACTGTTGCTTTTGACATAGTGGACTGTTACATGCCTGAGGGCATGAgtatgggtatgtgtgtgtgtttctcctccccTTTTGTTTCTAGGTCAGGGATGGCCTGGTCGTCGGGGTGTGACCATAGTTCTGGGACCTCCTATGGGGCTGTACCTGAAGGGGCCGGCTCAGGTGAAGGAAGGAGGAGCAGACCAATCCTGATCAGCCACAGCGACTATAAATCCACCCCTGCTTCTCTGCCTGTGCTGCTGCTCTTGTCTGTCCATGCTtggtcagagccattttgcttttgtgttctacctttgttcTCCTGTGGTGAGTTGAGTTGGGATTAGTTAAGACGGGGTACCCTATACACTGCACTGAGTattgttttatgttatatacactagattagttggttggtgccaccctctgtatttttattttgggactagtaaggaggtagatgttttttttgtcccacCAGTTTCCTTTTggtagtgcaggggtcaccagttagtttggttttgttttgctgAGTTTTGATTTACTTTGGTACCACCTTGTCCAACTGTACTCACCCGAATTACTTTGTCTCATTTTTGTAAACACCTTGTTTAAAGAAAGCAGCCTTGAATAAACTGGCTTTATTTTGAAACCTTTTTTTCGTTGTATGCTTTTGGAGACTGAAGAGGTGtgacacccctccctctcctggaCACCTTTATATTTGGGAGGGGTGTAACAAGACCATGAACTTTTGATTTCTCGTTTAAAACAGTGGGTGGGTATTGGGGGCGGAGCCCTGGAGTGGTTCAGGTCATACTTGGCTGATCGAACCTTCTGTGTCAGCCTTGGTGAATCTGTGTCCTCCTCTGCCCTCCtctcatgtggggtcccacagggCTCAGTCTTACACcctcttcttttctctctctaCCTGCTTCCACTTGGGTCCATACTTTGGAAGCATGGCATTGCCTTCCACTGTTATGCAGATGACAGTCAGATATATGTCCCTCTCAAAAAGAAGGATGAATCCGCTGTAAAACCTTTACTCAGGTGTCTTGACAACATAAAGGCTTGGATGGctatacattttttaaagtttaatgagaaaaaGACAGAGGTGATGGTTTTTGGTGGCACCACCGGGCCCCCCCGCCTTGTAGATGTGGGTCCCTTGGGCCAGTATATTAGGCCAACCATCACAAACCTTGGCATTAAAGTGGATGCTGAACTCAACTTCGACTGTCAGATCACTTCAGTTATTAAATCCAGTTTTTTCCAGTTGAGGCATCTGGCCAAAATTACACCAGTTCTTTCGAGGCAGCCCTTTGAAATAGTCATTCATGCTTTTGTGACCACCAGGCTGGATTACTGCAATGCACTTTATGTGGGGGCTAGTGGTTCCTCTTTCGCCCTTCTTCAGATAGTGCAAAATGCTGCTGCACGTCTTTTAACTGGCACACGTAAACACGAGCACATATCCTCCATTTTAGCCTCACTCCACTGGCTGCCCATACATTTTAAGATCCGTTTTAAAATTCTTTAATTTACTTTTAAATCTCTAAATGGCCCTACCTCTCTGAGCTGCTGCAGCTTTATATACCCCCCcgctctctcaggtcagctgaccaactgCTCCTGAGTGTACCAAAAACTACACACAAGTTCATGGGTGAGCatgcctttgctgcagcagctcctaaactatggaacgatctgcctctgcatatcagacaggcctcctctgtctgtttttaaatcccctcTTAAaatccatcttttctccttggcctttgaaaccatgtgagatgtttgaatgtattacttttattctgttttattttgtattggtttattgttcttattttttgttgtttttaaattgtacagctttttatttattttttatttatttttgtattttattcttttatttcggttttaattattcttctgtacagcactttgttccaCTGCGATTGTTtttgaagtgctttacaaataaagttggattggctCTATGTGACAGAACAGCACATTATTTAATATTATGTTGCATCAAATTTCCAAAATTTATCAatttcagaagaaaaaacaaatatcatGCTTTAGGAAACATTTTAGGCCTAACGCAAGATGTGTTACTCACAGGTCAAATTTAGCGTCACCGTCTCCTGTGTGCTCGTGTTGCCTCTGAAGTTGACCTTACAGGTGACCTCAGTGCTGTGGTGTTTGGCTGAAGGGGTAAAGGTCAAAGAGGAGTTGCGTCCATGAGTGGTGGTGATGTTTCCTGTGATGTAAGAGTCATCCTCTGCAGATCGTCTCCATGTCCAGGTGATGATTGGATCAGATCCAGAGCAGAGACCAGGAGCGGTGCAGGTCAGTGTGGTCTGTTGTCCCTCAGTCAGAGCAGGAACCTCCACTGTGGGCTTCTGGGTCAGGGCTGATGGGTGACAAGCAAACAACAGCATGAAGATACAGAACTGGAGTGGAGCAGGAGGACAAACCTAGAGGTGTCAGTCACATGATTTGCAAAAtataacatagaatagaatagaacagaatagaatagcctttattgtcactgtttgtacaatgaaattaggatcTTAGTTGTTGCATTAAAACTTTGAGCAGATTCAGTATACTGTGTTATTGTAGCATACACAgcaaatttgtggagtaaaataatctggGGTTGGgtaaaaaaagagtgaaagagttaaatttctggagttcattctgtaagtttaactccagcttgtgtctttgatggtgtcatttttcggggtacatttaccaggtgttgaggagcatgattgaacattataatgggtgttgatttctggacagagcaacagagaagaccagtgtgctcatggacgtcatatgaggcgtcgtataagtaccattttacttctgaaacaaggctatttattaggctggaaggaacttttctgtcagctctgtcagtatcataatgtatatatttctgttcggaccagcttgctaaccagctgctaaaattagctcttgctgcaaacttatatcgtcgaacatgctaattttagctggacggcttcttgcattgtagtctgaggtaattcatacaagagttgagagcaaaCCTATTGAACAAACAGTGCATGTCATGATGCAGtcctgcgttgccacagacccctccctcagactcattatcagcttcacctgctggcacctgtcacacctggagcacaTCTGCATTAGGAGCCCGTAGAAGCAGCTCCTCTGCTCTGGTacggtgccagatcattgctgctgctgtcactgcttcatgCCTCCATAGAcgttcatcccatttcacttcagagtCATAACCCGGACACCCGGAAAGTACTTCATGCAAGAGCACTTTATAAGCATCTATATAGCATGTGTTTGAGCAcactttaataaaaaacaaaaaacaagtcattatatggtgttttttgagagtttcagagttcacataaaatgaattccaggTGAGAGTTGTGTTTTAGTCTGCAGGAGATTAGTTTTTTTAACTCCCAGaagagttaaattttaactcctgaaaagagttaaaagatcaaCTGTCTGAAAACAGTTACTTTAACCCTGCTCTAGAGTGTTTTTTAATGGCCTCAGATGTACACTTAAATTGAGTTGATTTCAACTCgcatggagtttattccaaagaccagaatttgctgtgtacaaatacaataataaattcAGTGAGTTTTTATTTGCTGATGCTCATCTTACCTTTAACAGAGACAGACGCTCTGGGACTAAATGTGAACCCGTCATACCGCTGGTTAATCAAACCATTCACTCTGAACTGATATGATCCAGAATCCGACTGGTCCAGGTCACTGATGTCGATGCTGCAGTTTCCCTTATAGAGGTTAGGCTCCAACAGTGATACTCGACCTCTGAAGCCTGGCTGAATTTTGTTTTGGTTCGAGGAGTGGAATATTATGTCAGATTCACCACATCTTCTTTTAGACTGATCACATTTATACCAAACTGCATCTGTGATAGACTCAAAGACAGTAGAGAAAGAGCAGTGAATGACAGTACAGAGTCCAGCCTCTGCTGTTATTTCTTCTTCACTGAGTGAAATACAGAATCCATATAGACAGACTGGTGTGGTCATCCCAGATGTACCTGTCAATACAAGAACAAAGACACatgacatttacattacatttaataataataataataacaataataataataataataataattgttagaaaaattaggctattagactatatcctgtaaataccaggtgtccagaggacaagtcatggatgggttatgatgacattttgcaagaatgccggGACATATCCACTCTGGATgtgtctaccatttctttgctatctgcttgttttttttccagtttgggaCCAAAACGTACTTGTTGTGCAtccagtttgggtccagagcgggctgctgcccttgaggagatcaggccatggggcaggtggggGAAGAGTACAAACGCAGTCACTGAACTATGGATGGAACGGTTCACAAAACCCACGGCTCAGTTCAAATAACGGTTTTGTGGTCACGGTTTTCGGTTCGGTTCGGTTTACACTGAATACCATATATCCCAATAATCCAccattaacagtttttttatgaattatgtcatgtattgtcatgtgaaaCCTAACAGAATGAGGCACATTACCATTTCATACATCATTAAAGCTGGTGAGACATAGCTAGTTTCAACATGCATTTC from Sphaeramia orbicularis chromosome 16, fSphaOr1.1, whole genome shotgun sequence includes these protein-coding regions:
- the LOC115436094 gene encoding sialic acid-binding Ig-like lectin 14 isoform X1, with the protein product MFVLIWVTLLCSVTGSSADTGTSGMTTPVCLYGFCISLSEEEITAEAGLCTVIHCSFSTVFESITDAVWYKCDQSKRRCGESDIIFHSSNQNKIQPGFRGRVSLLEPNLYKGNCSIDISDLDQSDSGSYQFRVNGLINQRYDGFTFSPRASVSVKALTQKPTVEVPALTEGQQTTLTCTAPGLCSGSDPIITWTWRRSAEDDSYITGNITTTHGRNSSLTFTPSAKHHSTEVTCKVNFRGNTSTQETVTLNLTCFAQENGGFSAIPLTVTVVSLIVNILLIVCLIFLWSSRKKMKQNQEDKTYVCLRKRDISPDYDVVAQQVSASVD
- the LOC115436094 gene encoding sialic acid-binding Ig-like lectin 14 isoform X2; this translates as MTTPVCLYGFCISLSEEEITAEAGLCTVIHCSFSTVFESITDAVWYKCDQSKRRCGESDIIFHSSNQNKIQPGFRGRVSLLEPNLYKGNCSIDISDLDQSDSGSYQFRVNGLINQRYDGFTFSPRASVSVKALTQKPTVEVPALTEGQQTTLTCTAPGLCSGSDPIITWTWRRSAEDDSYITGNITTTHGRNSSLTFTPSAKHHSTEVTCKVNFRGNTSTQETVTLNLTCFAQENGGFSAIPLTVTVVSLIVNILLIVCLIFLWSSRKKMKQNQEDKTYVCLRKRDISPDYDVVAQQVSASVD